In Leptodesmis sichuanensis A121, the following are encoded in one genomic region:
- the kaiC gene encoding circadian clock protein KaiC, whose translation MNQLNPSAVGGMNTAGVHKIRTMIEGFDDISHGGLPVGRTTLVSGTSGTGKTLLAIQFLYNGITYFDEPGVFVTFEESPADIIKNAFSFGWDLQKFVDEGKLFILDASPDPEGQDIVGSFDLSALIERIQYAIRKYKAKRVSIDSVTAVFQQYDAASVVRREIFRLVARLKQVGATTIMTTERVEEYGPVARFGVEEFVSDNVAIVRNVLEGERRRRTIEILKLRGTTHMKGEYPFTITNQGINIFPLGAMRLTQRSSNVRVSSGVKTLDEMCGGGFFKDSIILATGATGTGKTLLVSKFLQEGCNRNERAMLFAYEESRAQLSRNAYSWGIDFEDLEQKGLLKILCAYPESAGLEDHLQIIKQEISEFKPSRIAIDSLSALARGVSNNAFRQFVIGVTGFAKQEEITGFFTNTTDQFMGSHSITDSHISTITDTILMLQYVEIRGEMSRAINVFKMRGSWHDKGIREYTISDHGPEIRDSFRNFERIISGSPTRISVDEKSELSRIVRAVQRDKE comes from the coding sequence ATGAATCAACTTAACCCAAGCGCAGTTGGAGGAATGAATACAGCCGGAGTCCACAAAATTCGTACCATGATTGAGGGGTTTGACGATATCAGTCATGGTGGATTACCTGTTGGCAGAACAACTCTAGTGAGTGGTACTTCGGGTACAGGAAAAACCCTGCTGGCTATTCAATTTCTCTATAACGGAATTACTTATTTTGATGAACCTGGTGTATTTGTTACTTTTGAAGAATCTCCAGCAGATATCATCAAAAACGCTTTTAGTTTTGGTTGGGATTTACAGAAATTCGTAGATGAAGGAAAACTGTTTATCCTGGATGCCTCGCCCGATCCCGAAGGTCAGGATATTGTGGGAAGCTTCGACCTTTCTGCGTTGATTGAACGTATCCAGTACGCCATCCGTAAGTACAAGGCCAAACGAGTGTCGATCGACTCAGTGACTGCCGTATTTCAACAGTACGATGCCGCTTCTGTGGTGAGGCGCGAAATTTTTCGCCTGGTTGCCCGCCTGAAGCAGGTCGGAGCCACCACCATCATGACTACGGAGCGGGTAGAGGAATATGGCCCAGTCGCTCGCTTCGGAGTGGAAGAGTTTGTCTCGGATAATGTGGCGATCGTCCGTAATGTGCTGGAAGGAGAACGCCGTCGTCGTACCATTGAAATTCTCAAGTTACGCGGAACGACACACATGAAAGGGGAATATCCCTTTACGATCACCAATCAAGGCATCAACATCTTCCCGTTAGGGGCCATGAGACTGACCCAGCGATCGTCCAATGTGCGGGTCTCTTCTGGAGTTAAAACCCTGGACGAAATGTGTGGCGGTGGCTTTTTCAAAGACTCCATCATCCTGGCGACCGGGGCCACGGGAACAGGCAAAACCTTACTGGTCAGCAAGTTTCTGCAGGAAGGCTGCAACCGGAACGAACGGGCGATGCTGTTTGCCTATGAAGAATCCCGTGCCCAGCTTTCTCGGAATGCCTACTCCTGGGGCATTGATTTTGAAGATCTGGAACAAAAGGGGCTACTGAAAATTCTGTGTGCGTACCCGGAGTCGGCAGGGTTGGAAGACCACCTGCAAATCATTAAGCAGGAGATTTCAGAGTTTAAACCGTCCCGGATTGCGATCGATTCTCTCTCGGCTCTGGCCCGAGGAGTCAGTAACAATGCTTTTCGCCAGTTTGTCATTGGGGTGACGGGGTTTGCCAAGCAAGAAGAAATTACAGGTTTCTTCACCAACACCACCGATCAATTCATGGGATCCCACTCCATTACGGACTCTCACATTTCCACCATTACCGACACGATTTTGATGTTGCAGTATGTGGAAATTCGCGGTGAAATGTCTCGTGCCATTAATGTGTTTAAGATGCGAGGTTCCTGGCACGACAAGGGCATCCGGGAGTACACGATTAGCGATCATGGCCCCGAAATCAGGGACTCCTTCCGCAACTTTGAACGAATTATCAGTGGTTCTCCCACCCGGATTTCTGTGGATGAGAAATCGGAACTGTCCCGCATTGTTCGGGCTGTGCAACGAGATAAGGAATAG
- the kaiB gene encoding circadian clock protein KaiB — MSPLKKTYVLKLYVAGNTPNSIRALKTLNTILEEEFQGVYALKVIDVLKNPQLAEEDKILATPTLAKILPPPVRKIIGDLSDREKVLIGLDLLYEELRDEENTIQQESD; from the coding sequence ATGAGTCCTCTGAAAAAAACCTACGTCCTCAAGCTCTATGTTGCTGGAAATACACCGAACTCTATTCGGGCGTTAAAAACCTTGAACACGATTCTTGAAGAAGAATTCCAAGGGGTGTACGCCCTGAAAGTGATTGATGTCTTGAAAAATCCTCAACTAGCAGAAGAAGATAAAATCTTGGCAACTCCGACTCTGGCCAAAATTTTGCCCCCTCCAGTCCGTAAGATTATTGGAGATCTGTCCGATCGAGAAAAGGTATTGATTGGTCTTGATTTGCTCTATGAAGAGTTGCGGGACGAAGAAAATACAATCCAGCAGGAATCTGACTGA
- a CDS encoding circadian clock protein KaiA, translated as MHPQLSICALLFSNTLAQAISDALSHPPQAEFPKVQYQITILRSNEEFCRFLEQEKQHLDCLILQGDNNLPYLVNWLHRQATLLPVVIILPEDSINQSVIPADGASPATSLDQAPGETEESLFTYHIAEVSMPVTESNNISHYIDQAIARFINLSPACRVTRATSTAEVNPESDQTSLQQQQRRLSEKLKERLGYLGVYFKRNPQNFLRHLPAAEKQELLEKLREDYRSIVLCYFLEDGTLNQRIDDFVNAAFFADIPTAQIVEIHMDLMDEFSKQLKLEGRSEEILLDYRLTLIDVIAHLCEMYRRSIPGNLKDENL; from the coding sequence TTGCATCCCCAACTTTCAATTTGTGCCCTGCTGTTTTCCAATACTCTGGCTCAGGCGATTTCGGACGCATTGAGCCACCCACCGCAAGCTGAATTCCCCAAAGTCCAGTACCAGATCACAATTCTCCGCTCTAACGAAGAATTCTGCAGATTTCTTGAACAAGAGAAGCAGCATCTAGATTGCCTGATTCTGCAAGGAGATAATAATCTGCCCTATCTGGTGAACTGGTTACATCGGCAGGCGACGTTACTTCCGGTTGTAATTATTCTCCCAGAAGATTCAATTAATCAATCGGTGATCCCGGCAGACGGTGCGAGTCCAGCAACTTCGTTGGATCAAGCTCCTGGAGAGACAGAAGAGTCCCTCTTTACGTACCACATTGCCGAAGTTTCTATGCCTGTTACTGAATCCAACAACATTAGCCACTATATTGATCAGGCGATCGCGCGCTTTATCAATTTGTCTCCTGCCTGCCGTGTTACCAGGGCTACATCCACTGCTGAAGTTAACCCGGAATCGGATCAAACGTCTTTGCAACAGCAGCAACGCCGATTGAGCGAGAAATTAAAAGAACGGCTGGGGTACCTGGGCGTGTACTTTAAACGGAATCCGCAAAATTTCCTCCGCCACCTTCCTGCCGCCGAAAAGCAGGAATTGCTGGAAAAGCTGAGAGAGGACTATCGAAGTATCGTTCTTTGCTACTTCCTGGAAGATGGCACCCTCAATCAGCGGATCGATGACTTCGTGAATGCGGCCTTCTTCGCTGACATTCCTACCGCACAAATTGTAGAGATTCACATGGATCTCATGGACGAGTTTTCCAAACAGCTAAAATTGGAGGGTCGTAGCGAGGAAATCCTGCTAGATTATCGCCTGACACTGATTGATGTCATCGCTCACCTATGTGAAATGTATCGACGTTCTATACCAGGGAATCTTAAAGACGAGAATCTATGA
- a CDS encoding ATP-binding protein: MIASSRFLKEFIQPILTCPGNVCVGEVLDLMTCHPNQPLALVTDRREPLGLVSLGQLLSYLKSQKWFTSRRSQTAIAALHTPLQTLSSMLLQPLTAVPASWTLAQFLVELRSQQSINYAAVNSEGQLLGLLDGFTILQQLAQQEPEPAIAIQPDRQMSLPLALPVPTEREQQACTMRLEDILRQRWQQQSAAKGALRFSNPPPNSVASSLPLALFHSWIELLEHLPLPVMLQTSSGQVLMQNSRWCRLVGALSDPTYLRQEAAPWLEGTEALLPNAAEPSLCHIGSTPDTCVCACALKNGQEQVLQFVKISLGTLLPDWQVNWSSSILETQRQSDIEPHPAASTSAPDSFRLATLTAKEAPHLDEAEPAGEPLWLVLAQDLTEQQQLARELTAKNADLVQLNRLKDEFLACISHELKTPLTAVLGLSTLLKDQTLGELNNRQVRYAQLIYQSSRHLMAVVNDILDLTRIETGQLELLFEPVNIQAVCHRAFEQAKQARMIEHKMGEPLTEDVLNAQFTLEIEPGLDILVADEIRLRQMLLNLLSNALKFTEIGHPIGLKVNHWGGWIAFTVWDTGIGIAAEKQHLVFQKFQQLENPLTRQFEGAGLGLVLTRRLARLHGGDVTFLSQEGQGSQFTILLPPVPPEKTPLSRPREDQDGVEVAHWTARYPGGRVPLHTQTGLSDENLSGEPIARLRTASPNRLVLLVETAPPCIDLLTDQLTGLGYQVVVARSGTEAIEKVRRLQPCVILLNPILPLLSGWDVLTLLKSKSDTQQIPVILTAMGRDEQQSDRNQADGFLSLPVSTATLQQTLQQILATTVSLPATPRASSYSTILYFHFDSIGETELSPAVQLTQFLQQHHFRILQSDDVRQADLLARVWQPKMILLDRSLPDPPLFLQQFKDYPGLTALPLVTLDAETTRLANQIPGLQVFPCLAPDVASSALTADESLDYSTLLQVLQIAGGCVRQSRILAIDPAALSSQSEGKSPAHLPAQTLQEFPQESEWLQALIQYLQTAGFRGLLGQSWQDVLQQVQAQSVDLLLVCWTDAALQPVALEWLSTLKAQDPRPPMLVLDHRECQDTPLAALPEVIENLATQILTPPIAMSELLAQIHQALGGQEM; encoded by the coding sequence ATGATCGCAAGTAGTCGCTTCCTAAAAGAATTCATCCAACCGATCCTTACCTGCCCAGGAAACGTTTGTGTTGGAGAAGTGTTGGATTTGATGACTTGCCATCCGAATCAGCCACTGGCACTGGTCACCGATCGCCGGGAGCCGCTGGGTCTGGTATCGCTTGGTCAGCTATTGAGCTATCTCAAAAGCCAGAAATGGTTTACCTCCAGGCGCTCTCAAACGGCGATCGCCGCTTTGCACACTCCCTTGCAGACCCTTTCCTCCATGCTTCTGCAACCTCTGACGGCTGTACCTGCAAGCTGGACATTGGCCCAATTTCTGGTTGAACTGCGATCGCAGCAGTCCATAAATTACGCCGCTGTGAACTCAGAGGGACAGTTATTAGGGCTACTGGATGGCTTTACGATTTTGCAACAGCTTGCCCAGCAGGAGCCAGAACCCGCGATCGCAATTCAGCCCGATCGTCAGATGTCCCTACCCCTGGCCCTTCCTGTGCCAACTGAGAGAGAGCAGCAGGCGTGTACCATGCGGTTAGAGGATATCCTGCGGCAACGATGGCAGCAGCAAAGTGCGGCTAAGGGGGCCTTACGGTTTTCCAATCCCCCACCTAACTCTGTTGCATCATCTTTACCGTTAGCTTTATTTCATTCCTGGATAGAATTACTGGAGCATCTCCCCCTGCCTGTCATGCTGCAAACCAGTAGCGGTCAGGTGCTGATGCAGAATTCTCGCTGGTGCCGCCTCGTTGGAGCCTTATCAGATCCAACCTATCTCCGGCAAGAAGCGGCACCCTGGTTGGAGGGAACAGAAGCCTTGCTCCCCAATGCCGCCGAGCCGTCCCTGTGTCATATCGGTTCTACTCCGGACACCTGCGTCTGTGCCTGTGCGTTGAAAAACGGTCAGGAGCAGGTCTTGCAATTTGTCAAAATTTCCCTGGGTACTCTGCTGCCCGACTGGCAAGTGAACTGGTCTAGTTCAATTTTAGAGACTCAACGCCAGTCAGATATAGAACCCCATCCGGCTGCATCAACCTCTGCACCAGATAGCTTTCGATTAGCCACATTGACCGCGAAAGAAGCACCGCATCTGGACGAGGCTGAACCTGCCGGAGAACCGCTCTGGTTGGTCTTAGCTCAGGATTTGACCGAACAACAGCAACTAGCCAGGGAACTCACGGCTAAGAATGCTGATCTGGTACAACTCAATCGCCTCAAGGATGAGTTTCTGGCCTGTATTAGCCATGAACTGAAGACCCCTCTGACGGCTGTTTTAGGGCTATCGACACTGCTCAAAGACCAGACCCTGGGAGAACTGAATAACCGTCAAGTTCGCTATGCCCAATTGATTTACCAGAGCAGCCGTCACTTGATGGCCGTTGTGAATGACATTCTGGATCTCACCCGGATTGAAACTGGACAGTTAGAACTGTTGTTTGAGCCAGTAAATATTCAAGCCGTCTGTCATCGCGCGTTTGAGCAGGCCAAGCAGGCCAGGATGATTGAGCACAAAATGGGTGAACCGTTGACGGAAGACGTATTAAATGCTCAGTTCACGCTGGAGATTGAACCGGGCCTGGATATCTTGGTGGCAGATGAAATCCGGTTGCGCCAAATGCTGCTGAATTTGTTATCCAATGCCCTTAAATTTACGGAAATTGGCCACCCGATCGGCTTGAAGGTGAACCACTGGGGGGGATGGATTGCCTTTACCGTCTGGGATACGGGGATTGGCATCGCGGCTGAAAAGCAACATCTGGTCTTCCAAAAGTTTCAACAACTAGAAAATCCTCTGACTCGTCAGTTTGAAGGAGCCGGATTGGGGCTGGTGTTGACTCGCCGACTGGCCAGACTGCATGGAGGCGATGTCACCTTCCTTTCCCAGGAAGGCCAGGGCAGCCAGTTCACGATCCTGCTCCCCCCCGTTCCTCCCGAGAAAACGCCTCTATCTCGCCCTAGAGAGGATCAGGATGGGGTCGAAGTGGCTCACTGGACAGCCCGCTACCCCGGTGGCCGGGTACCTCTGCATACCCAAACAGGGCTTTCTGACGAAAATCTCTCTGGCGAGCCGATCGCCCGCCTCAGAACGGCCTCCCCCAACCGCTTAGTGTTACTGGTAGAAACGGCTCCCCCTTGTATCGACCTGCTGACAGATCAACTAACGGGATTAGGTTATCAGGTCGTGGTGGCCCGCTCTGGCACAGAGGCGATCGAGAAAGTCCGCCGACTCCAACCCTGTGTGATTTTGCTGAATCCAATCCTGCCCCTGCTCTCCGGCTGGGACGTACTGACCCTGCTGAAGTCCAAGTCCGATACTCAGCAGATTCCAGTCATCCTCACCGCGATGGGACGGGATGAACAACAGAGCGATCGGAATCAGGCGGATGGGTTTTTGAGCCTGCCTGTCTCTACCGCAACTCTCCAACAAACCCTGCAACAGATCCTCGCCACAACGGTCAGTCTTCCGGCTACCCCTCGTGCGTCCTCCTATTCCACCATTCTCTACTTTCACTTTGACTCGATCGGTGAAACAGAGTTGTCTCCCGCCGTCCAGTTGACTCAGTTTTTGCAACAGCACCACTTCCGTATCCTGCAATCTGATGATGTAAGACAGGCTGATCTGCTGGCCCGGGTTTGGCAACCCAAAATGATTCTGCTAGATCGCTCCCTCCCGGATCCCCCACTTTTTCTGCAGCAATTCAAGGACTATCCCGGCTTAACCGCCCTACCTCTCGTAACTCTGGATGCAGAAACCACTCGATTAGCCAATCAGATTCCTGGCTTACAGGTCTTTCCCTGTTTAGCCCCTGATGTGGCCAGTTCTGCATTAACGGCGGATGAATCCCTGGATTACTCAACCTTGCTGCAAGTGCTCCAGATTGCAGGGGGATGTGTGCGGCAGTCCCGAATTCTGGCGATCGATCCGGCGGCCCTGTCTAGTCAGTCAGAAGGAAAGAGTCCTGCTCATCTGCCTGCTCAAACTCTGCAAGAGTTTCCCCAGGAATCAGAATGGTTGCAGGCACTCATTCAGTATTTGCAAACGGCTGGTTTTAGAGGCTTGCTGGGCCAATCCTGGCAGGACGTTCTGCAACAGGTGCAAGCTCAAAGTGTAGATTTACTGCTAGTTTGCTGGACAGATGCGGCACTGCAACCTGTAGCCTTGGAGTGGCTCTCTACGCTCAAAGCCCAGGATCCCCGACCACCGATGCTGGTGTTGGATCATCGGGAATGCCAGGATACTCCCCTAGCTGCTCTACCAGAGGTGATTGAGAACCTTGCGACCCAAATTCTCACACCACCGATCGCCATGAGCGAGTTATTAGCCCAGATTCACCAAGCATTAGGCGGACAGGAGATGTAG
- the trpD gene encoding anthranilate phosphoribosyltransferase → MVQSASTSETVLDPSSLEDPTIWSELLKQLLDRHSLAPDQAAKLMQGWLTEKVPPVLSGAILAAIQTKGVSAEELAGMARVLQQQASCLPTPHSPLPTPLIDTCGTGGDGAGTFNISTAVAFIAAAAGIPVAKHGNRSASSRVGSADVLEALGVHLTAPAEKIQAAVEAIGITFLFAPGWHPALKVVAPMRRTLGVRTVFNLLGPLVNPMRPTGQVIGVFDSALLTTIAQALNQLGTQRAIVLHGRERLDEAGLGDVTDMAVLSAGQVHTATLYPRELGLEPAPLSAIAGGDVQHNADILKAVLQGKGTRAQQDVVALNAALALQVGEALPDLPNPYPKGISLAKEILNSGAAWEKLEQLVAFLK, encoded by the coding sequence GTGGTACAAAGCGCATCAACGTCTGAGACCGTTCTTGACCCCTCCTCGCTGGAGGATCCAACAATTTGGTCTGAGTTACTCAAGCAACTGCTGGATCGTCACTCTCTTGCCCCCGACCAGGCTGCGAAATTGATGCAGGGGTGGCTGACCGAGAAAGTACCGCCAGTTCTATCCGGAGCCATCCTGGCGGCGATTCAGACTAAAGGGGTATCGGCAGAAGAATTAGCCGGGATGGCAAGAGTACTGCAGCAGCAAGCCTCCTGTCTCCCCACTCCTCATTCCCCACTCCCCACCCCCCTGATTGATACCTGTGGTACGGGAGGAGATGGAGCCGGAACGTTCAATATTTCCACCGCGGTTGCTTTTATCGCAGCGGCAGCGGGAATTCCTGTTGCCAAACATGGGAATCGATCGGCCTCCAGTCGGGTTGGCTCTGCAGATGTGCTGGAAGCCTTGGGAGTGCATCTGACGGCTCCAGCAGAAAAGATTCAGGCGGCGGTGGAAGCCATTGGCATTACATTTTTATTTGCACCGGGCTGGCATCCTGCCTTGAAGGTAGTGGCTCCCATGCGGCGAACGTTGGGAGTCCGTACTGTGTTTAACCTCCTGGGGCCGTTGGTAAATCCGATGCGTCCGACTGGCCAGGTGATTGGGGTCTTTGACTCCGCCTTGTTGACAACGATCGCTCAGGCTCTGAACCAACTCGGCACTCAACGGGCGATCGTCCTGCATGGTCGGGAACGGTTGGATGAAGCGGGCCTTGGCGATGTCACTGATATGGCCGTCTTATCCGCAGGTCAGGTACATACGGCTACCCTCTATCCTAGAGAACTGGGCCTGGAGCCTGCCCCACTCAGTGCGATCGCTGGTGGGGATGTGCAGCACAATGCAGACATTTTGAAAGCGGTTCTGCAAGGAAAAGGAACCCGTGCCCAGCAGGATGTTGTCGCCCTCAATGCCGCCTTGGCCCTTCAGGTTGGTGAAGCACTCCCCGATCTGCCCAATCCCTATCCGAAAGGGATTTCTTTGGCTAAAGAAATCCTGAACAGTGGTGCCGCCTGGGAAAAACTGGAACAACTGGTGGCTTTCCTGAAATAA
- a CDS encoding thiol-disulfide oxidoreductase DCC family protein, producing MRYYVIYDGNCNLCVTLVQWLETCDRGQQFLYIPMQDEKALSQFQITAQDCEQGMILLEADRPERRWQGSAAAEEIGNLLPAGNLFVAAYRALPGLKWSGDRIYAQVRDNRYTLFGKRDRTYRSQYPVCDSGNCHMG from the coding sequence ATGAGGTATTACGTTATCTACGATGGCAACTGCAATCTCTGCGTCACGCTGGTGCAATGGCTGGAAACCTGCGATCGAGGCCAGCAATTTCTCTACATTCCCATGCAAGATGAAAAGGCTTTGAGCCAGTTCCAAATTACGGCTCAGGATTGTGAACAGGGCATGATTTTATTAGAGGCCGATCGTCCAGAACGGCGATGGCAGGGAAGCGCGGCGGCTGAGGAAATCGGCAACTTGCTACCCGCCGGAAATCTATTTGTTGCAGCGTACCGGGCCTTGCCGGGCCTGAAGTGGAGTGGCGATCGCATTTATGCACAGGTGCGCGACAATCGCTATACCCTGTTTGGCAAACGCGATCGTACGTATCGTTCTCAATATCCTGTTTGTGACTCTGGAAATTGCCACATGGGATAA
- a CDS encoding potassium channel family protein has protein sequence MKSKIIVCGLDSTGHKVFRLLKQHGAYVVGIHNRPLAGEGDDVIIGDLQAAETLLEAGIREAQTLVLATSEDGVNLSVLMQARVLNPRIRIINRLFNTSLGERLDATLPEHITMSVAALSAPIFAFSALGNVAIGQLKLFNQTWPIHQMHIDESHPWRGRPLSELWEDRDRMLIYYLPANGHLDLVSGVIQGSSLQVGDCLIIGTKPTVRVVQRQSLKYQLTKFLLGLKYLRQHSQALLSGTLLLLLVIAFCTLMYASSVLQVSLVDALYFSVGIITGAGGNDIGLDHAPDSLKLFTVFAMLIGAAIIGLSYALLNDFVLGTRFDRFWEAARLPQRHHFIVCGLGGIGVQIVTHLRACGHDVVVIEKDPNCRFLATVRAQKIPVIQGDATIPATLRAAKFEQAQALLAVTSNDPVNLETALNGRGLNPKVPVIVRYRDPEFAWMTQLVFEFDAVLSPAELAAPAFAAAALGGRVLGSGMTADTLWIALATMMTPAHPFCGQRVRDAAIAFDFVPLYLETQSQTIHGWNLLDVCLSAGDILYMTITANRLEQLWQATPSLFMRSM, from the coding sequence ATGAAATCTAAAATTATTGTTTGTGGCCTGGATTCTACAGGACACAAGGTTTTTCGCTTGCTCAAACAACATGGTGCGTATGTCGTTGGTATTCACAACCGTCCGCTTGCGGGAGAAGGGGACGATGTGATTATTGGCGATTTACAGGCGGCTGAGACATTACTGGAGGCGGGGATCCGGGAAGCCCAAACGCTGGTTCTGGCCACCAGTGAAGATGGGGTGAATTTGAGTGTGTTAATGCAGGCCAGAGTGCTGAATCCGCGCATTCGGATTATCAATCGCCTGTTTAATACCAGCCTGGGAGAACGGTTGGATGCTACGCTTCCCGAACATATCACTATGAGTGTAGCCGCTTTGTCAGCCCCGATTTTTGCGTTTTCGGCCCTGGGTAATGTAGCGATCGGCCAACTGAAACTGTTTAACCAAACCTGGCCAATTCATCAAATGCATATTGACGAATCGCACCCCTGGCGAGGCCGACCCTTAAGCGAGTTGTGGGAAGACCGCGATCGCATGTTGATTTATTACCTCCCAGCCAATGGACACCTGGATTTGGTGAGTGGAGTCATTCAGGGATCATCATTGCAGGTGGGTGACTGCTTGATCATCGGCACGAAACCCACAGTTCGTGTTGTACAACGGCAGTCCTTGAAATATCAATTGACTAAATTCCTGCTGGGTTTGAAATATCTCCGGCAACACAGTCAGGCATTGCTGAGTGGCACCCTGCTCCTGTTGCTGGTCATTGCATTCTGCACCTTAATGTATGCCTCCTCAGTCTTGCAGGTGTCTCTTGTTGATGCCTTGTATTTTTCGGTCGGTATCATTACGGGGGCTGGCGGCAATGACATCGGTCTGGATCATGCTCCCGACAGTCTTAAATTATTCACAGTCTTTGCCATGCTGATTGGCGCGGCGATTATTGGGTTGTCCTACGCTCTACTCAACGATTTTGTTCTGGGGACCCGCTTCGATCGCTTTTGGGAAGCGGCTCGTCTACCTCAACGCCATCACTTCATTGTCTGCGGATTAGGCGGGATCGGCGTACAAATTGTTACCCACCTTCGTGCGTGTGGCCATGATGTGGTTGTCATTGAAAAAGATCCCAACTGTCGGTTTTTAGCGACCGTCCGCGCCCAAAAAATTCCTGTGATTCAGGGAGATGCCACCATTCCGGCCACCCTGAGAGCCGCCAAATTTGAACAGGCCCAGGCCTTGTTAGCCGTAACCAGTAATGATCCAGTCAATCTGGAAACCGCCTTGAATGGTCGGGGACTGAACCCGAAAGTGCCGGTAATTGTTCGTTATCGAGATCCGGAGTTTGCCTGGATGACTCAACTGGTCTTTGAGTTTGATGCGGTTTTGAGTCCGGCAGAACTGGCAGCTCCCGCTTTTGCCGCCGCCGCCCTGGGAGGACGAGTCCTGGGGAGTGGCATGACAGCCGACACTCTCTGGATTGCCCTGGCAACCATGATGACTCCCGCTCACCCCTTTTGTGGACAGCGAGTCAGGGATGCTGCGATCGCCTTTGACTTTGTCCCCCTCTACCTGGAAACTCAGTCCCAAACCATTCATGGCTGGAATTTGTTGGATGTCTGTTTGAGTGCAGGCGATATCCTCTACATGACTATTACCGCAAATCGGCTAGAGCAACTCTGGCAGGCCACTCCCTCTCTGTTTATGCGATCGATGTAG
- the miaE gene encoding tRNA-(ms[2]io[6]A)-hydroxylase, protein MTAGTPIKFLKQPTSEAWVKQALANLNTILLDHSHCERKAAGVAINLMFRYPSNTKLVRSLTAIAQEELEHFDQVNQLLEQRGIPLGPLAAPPYGAGLNKQIRPQEPDRLLDSLLISGLIEARSHERLGLLATHCPDQELARFYRGLMASEARHYGIYWVLATTYHDREVVSQRLEELATVESELLATLHPEPRIHS, encoded by the coding sequence ATGACGGCTGGTACTCCGATTAAGTTTCTCAAGCAACCGACCTCAGAAGCTTGGGTTAAGCAGGCATTGGCAAATCTGAATACGATTTTGCTGGATCACTCTCACTGTGAGCGTAAGGCGGCTGGAGTTGCCATCAATCTGATGTTTCGCTATCCCTCCAATACCAAACTGGTGCGATCGTTGACGGCGATCGCGCAGGAAGAACTGGAACACTTTGATCAGGTAAACCAGCTCCTGGAACAGCGGGGCATTCCCCTTGGCCCACTGGCTGCACCTCCTTATGGAGCCGGCCTCAATAAACAAATTCGGCCCCAGGAACCCGATCGTCTGCTGGATTCTCTCTTGATTTCTGGTTTGATTGAGGCCCGCAGCCATGAGCGATTGGGACTGTTAGCCACCCATTGTCCTGATCAAGAATTGGCCCGCTTCTATCGTGGCTTAATGGCTTCGGAAGCCCGCCATTATGGCATCTACTGGGTGCTGGCGACGACCTATCACGATCGGGAGGTGGTCAGTCAACGCCTGGAAGAACTAGCCACCGTGGAAAGTGAGTTATTAGCCACCCTACACCCAGAACCCAGAATTCATAGCTAA
- a CDS encoding GNAT family N-acetyltransferase: MHQRYQTFLIRDWQPSDREPAAAVIRSVLMEYGLAWEPEGADQDVLNVEACYLERHGQFWVIEQQGDLVGTGAYYPIHRGYKAVEIRKMYLRPEVRGQGLGRFLLHQLETAIATHGFAEIWVETASALKEAVMLYETSGYELATGVETARCDRVYVKRIGE; the protein is encoded by the coding sequence ATGCACCAGCGCTATCAAACATTTTTGATCCGGGACTGGCAACCGAGCGATCGTGAACCCGCAGCAGCAGTGATTCGTTCCGTCCTGATGGAGTATGGCCTCGCCTGGGAACCGGAAGGAGCCGATCAGGATGTATTGAACGTAGAAGCCTGCTACCTGGAGCGTCATGGACAGTTTTGGGTGATTGAGCAACAGGGAGATTTGGTAGGAACTGGAGCCTATTACCCGATCCACCGGGGATACAAAGCAGTCGAAATCCGCAAAATGTATCTACGGCCAGAAGTGCGGGGGCAGGGATTAGGACGATTTCTGCTGCACCAGTTGGAAACGGCGATCGCGACCCACGGCTTTGCTGAAATTTGGGTGGAAACCGCCAGTGCTTTGAAGGAAGCCGTGATGCTCTATGAAACCAGTGGCTACGAACTGGCAACGGGAGTCGAGACAGCGCGGTGCGATCGAGTGTATGTGAAGAGGATTGGGGAATGA